The Lactuca sativa cultivar Salinas chromosome 2, Lsat_Salinas_v11, whole genome shotgun sequence genome includes the window ATAACCTCCACAGCAGAAAGGCAACCTTCTTCAttctgaatttttttttattgtttgatGATTTCTTCCCCCACTCGTTCCTTATGTTTTTGGCTACAAAATATATGATTTCGTATTGGGATTTCCTTTTAATTTGTGTATATGTGAATATGTATCTCTTTTCATGGAAAAAAACATATTAAATGACTAGTGAAAGTACATCTGTCAGTGAAAAAGCATCAGGTGGCTGCAGAGCATAAAATCATGTTGAATAATATGAGATAACAAAGAGAAAGGTGACTCCAGAATTCTACATGAAGAAAATCGAAATGTCTACTGGAACACAAATACAACAAAAGAGCTGCAATATAAGAACATAATTCCAATTCAAATAAAAAACAGAACCAAAAAATCATGAAGTTTATGATTACAAAACTCGTTATTAAAAATAGATGTATGTTTCACAAAACTGCATCTGATCAAAGCATAATTGTTCAATCTTAATATGCAGAGAAAAGTACTCTCatcaaaagaaagaaagaaagaaagagttgTTAGTTCACAAAGACTTGGTATATAAGAACAAAAAAAGTGGCAACATCTAAAATGATTAAAAATTTAGTAAAAACCCATCTGAACATAGGCTAAAAAAAGGTAGATTTGATGTCGCAGAGTAGAAATATTTACCAATTTCCGTACTTCTAATGATGGATCATTTGCAAGAACAAACAAACCTTGGAGGTAACTGTCCATAGACATGTACAAAACCTGCAAAAAAGTTGAAGTGACTACTGCTTAGTAATTTCTACAGTGGCAAGTTAAGTAATTTAGTCAAAAGCTAAATGACCTAATAACTTTTACCGGTGGCATCAACATAAAGTACTGATTTACAAAACCGAAGGCAAGCTTTCTAAGCAAGGCATGTGGAGATTAAAATAACAGTACAAAAAAGCACCACTTAAGATCATGAGACAATGAAAAAGaacaaatgttaaaaaaaaatcaaaaactaagtaattataataacaagGACAAGCTGTTACCTGGAGTAATCTTGGGAGGAATACATCAATGGGCCTTTCAGATGATCCAGGATTTTCTGCATCCAGCCCTTGAGGAATATCTTCACAAATCTGTATTTTATAGTAATTTCAATGTGGAAGTCAattatgttaaaaaaaacatttatgaaaACAAAAGATCACATGAAGATGAGCGTTAAACTGTTTTATCTAGCACAATATAAGGGTAATACGGTCATTTTTCATCATTCACCACGATCAGTTAGAAAAATAATCAAACAGCATAAACTCAGATATGGACACAGTTAGAACTTCTAACCCAGTCGACTTTAACCCagttagcaactatcaaacggtCCCTTAATCTGATTTCTAACATTATGATAATGTAACATGGGTTTTTAAACATCCACAATTCTTATGATATTTTGGTTTTTAAATAATGGTAATTTGATGGGGTTTTGGAAAACTTCAATGACAAGTTATTTTGAATGATTTCATTATAAATGGTTTTAAGTATTAAAGGTCATGATTCTCCAATAATAAGTATTAAAGGTCATGATTCTCCAATAATAAACTAAGataattattttttgaaaattttttaaaGAATATTTTTAGTAACATGGATATTTCATTAAAACTTTTAATAAGATCACATCACAAATGTTTCTTTTACAAGtgattttaattatatttagtATATAAAAAACATAAGGTGTTACACATACACTCATCCTTTCACCAAAACTATCTTGATCGTTACAGTGTTCTCCTGGACCTCCTTGCGGAGTACGGCTAACAGAGATCTCTTTCCTGATCGTGATTTCAAGTCTCAACCGCCTAGCGATCACATTAAATGTGTCACCCGAGGACCAACTTCGCATCATTGGCAACATTACATCACCATTCTCTATCATACAGACCCTCAACACATAAAATCACCAAATACCACTAGGATATACAGTTCCCCCAATACCAAGCATAATGTTTCCTTCACAAACTGTCTACCCCTTCATAACACCACTCCATCCCCCACGTTTTAACCCTTTTCTGCACATGAATGCGCAAAACTAATACTAGAGACTGTAATTCCCAACAAAACTAGATGGCATTGTTGGAACAATGTTCAGAACCCTAGCACCAAACATCACAATTGTCACTTTGCAATCATCACAAAAACGCCCAAGGTTTTACATCATTTATAACTACAATATAGGTGAATACTATAATAACACAATCATTTATGAAGCTTTGCTTCTGCAAAAGAAAACGTTTTATGCATCCAAGCAACCATTTCCATATGCAAAAATATAAACCAAGTGGTTTGGTTTACATTTGTACCAAATGATATAAGAATAAACTAGTTACGTAAGATAAAGAAGTAGACAAAAAACAAATTTATAACATGAAAAGGATTAAAAGATCTGCTTGAACGAGATTACATCTTCAACTTTTTGTCAAAGCAAAAATAACATAATGGAAAGAGTTTTGCTTTACAATGTCTCAAAATTCACCGGCTTTCaaacgatttttttttttgttttgtatataTTACACATCTATCCATTTTAATATGTTCCAAGAAATCACTTCATGTGAAAAATCATTACTTAGACATATTCAAACATTTAGCAAAGCTATGAATCCTACACAATTGTCGATGTGTAATGTGAACAAATATCTAAATGATGAAAGAGCTAATTGAGGCCTCCATCAATGCAACATACATCTGTTACATGTATTTGAGAAACTGTAAGATTACACATTTCCACATTAGGGCATTGATGAACACATACAAGAAATATAAGTGGTTTATCCTACCTTACAAGTTACAAGCACATCCCTCCATCATGTCATGAGAATACAAGATATCATAATATCACATTGTCTTCCCTTCTTTCCTGCTTCACAACACAACTAATCCCGTATACGCGACACCTCTGGCAATCTGATCTGGCCATAGTGAAACATTACAATTTGATTGATCAAGCAGCAGTAGTGTTTCCATATACGAGCTAACAAGTGATGAAGCATATTCTGCACGAATCCCAATATCTCTGATCCGTTTTGAGTTAGGTTCATACACGACAACTGAAGCTGGttctgtgtgacatccccaagaTCCCAAAATACTTTGTGTTTTGAGTACTTCCATCATAGGTTCACCACTATTTGTAAATCCCAAAATCCTTATTATATCATATCGTGGGTTAATGGTATATAGCTTTGTAAAAGAATGCAGAACATCATTATCCATAATCCATACATCACAAACTTCAAATTCACTTTGTGTTCCAGGATCATTGCGTGTAACGTATTTAAGCACAGCAAGAGAGTCACGTAGCTTAGAGAGGGAAAGCGAAGCATATGGTAAACTATCTGTTAGGTCTATCACTCTAAATTCTTCATCGATTTCATATGCTAAAGTATTTGGTAGGTCTATCACTCTAAATTCTTCGGTAGtcatatgaaatgaaataatCAGCGGTTTTAGTATCTGAGAATCATTATCTAAAAAATCATTATCAAAAGCAACCCAATAAATATAACTATCGATAGCTACATTAGGCGACATAAAGTGAATTGATTTCTTAGGCAGATTGCTACAAAAACTTCTCCAACAACCTGTGCTCAATTTAAAAACCTCGACTATGGGAGAGCTAACTTTTGTTCCAAGATCCGTACAAACATTTTTAATCTTCACAATCGTAGGGTCATTAGTGATAGGACAAACCCCAAAACCATCAACAATTTCGAAATTTAGAAAACCTGGGAAAGGTATTAAGACTGATTTTCTAATCGAAGGATTCAAAAGAACAATCATCTTTGTTCTAATTTTACAAAGAGGAGCGACTGGATATTCATAAAAACCAGACAAACACACCAATCCCTGAGAGCTCCGGGGCGCTTCCGATCTAAATAAATGTTCAGGGAGCATAGGAGGAACAGTCGGAGCAAGCTCTTGTTGGGCGAAAGCGTCATCATCGAGAAACGAAACGTAATTTTGCTTCAAGTCTACTGGATCTTTGTACCATAGAAGCAGACGTTGTGGATGAGTCTGGCGGAATCTGTAACCAGCAATAAACTCGGAGCTGTCGATCAAAGACTTCCATTGTTTTGAGACAGATCTGAATTGAAGTAATGACTTCACGGGTAGTCTTTTGATGATTTGCACTTGGATTTCGAAAGGTATGTAATCTGACATTTTTGATTTTGGGAGGTGAATTTCTAGGGGTTTTATGatattttggttttggttttatgCAGTTCAGTGACTTTAGTCGTATGGTTTGTAATTAGAATATATGCAGTTTACTTTATTCCGTGTGATTTTAGAATATATGCAGTCGTATGGTTTATAATTAGAATATATGCAGTTTACTTTATTCCGTATGGTTTTAGAATATATGCAGTTTATTCCATGTGTATTTTCctatagatttttttttcttttttatttatttattttgtaacaaTGATGTCAAtggtctttttttatttttaccttcaaatgtgCCAGAGTTTTTTTTATACAAGTGATTGAAAAAACTATTTTCTATTttagtatacttttaaaaatatttacaatATTAGTATTTTTTATTTTCCTTACTTTTCAGTTCtttcttttaatgtttttttttatttcaaatatcttatttttctattttatttcacctttttgttacttttttttttaaattaaagtttCTATTTAAGTTATTTATCCTTTCTTACTGTTTTTTTTCTAATtaccatttttttaaaaattttttattttgcttTTATATTGTAAATATCCGTGTTTTTTTATGCAAATCTTTGACTATCAAATTTTAATAACCATAAATTAAACATACAATATATTTTAAGGTGCAAAAACTtcaacattacatatataaatgttTTTAAGGTAAAAAAAAACATTCCAAAATCATTTgttacccaaaaaaaaaaaaacaaaaaacattacaaCTAGCTTGAACTTAAACCAGGAACAAATTTTAACTtgtagaaaagaaagaaagaaaaaaaaatatgtggACTTATATGTTGTGATTTTAAAATATCCACTACATTTATGTTTACTTGCATGAAATTTCCATTTGCAACCAAATTGTAAATATAACTTGCATCTTATAGTCCAAATAGTTGGGCATGAGTCAATGACCTTAAATTGTCTATGTGTCCTAATGCAATGGATCTTGATTGCTCTAACAAGTTCCTCTTTATCCTTGAAAGAATCTGGTCTCAACTCTCATGTAAAATCATTCTTACTTGTTGATTGTGTCACAATCCAATTGTCATCAATAGTCAAATTTGTTCTTTCCATATTAGTAAAAGTTGAAGGTACTTGAACATTGTTGTCAAAAGATACttattcatcatcttcatctccaattccattttccaatatttcaTTTAACTCAACTTCATTGTCTATATTCATCTCATTAAGCACAACTGCAGCTTGAGAGATTATAAAAGAATCATCATTGTCAATCATGTCTATAATAGAATTCATctacaaaacaaacaaaaactaaTCAAAAAATGATCATACCAATatgtgataataataataaaaaaagataCATAATGACATG containing:
- the LOC111888745 gene encoding putative F-box protein At3g16210; the encoded protein is MSDYIPFEIQVQIIKRLPVKSLLQFRSVSKQWKSLIDSSEFIAGYRFRQTHPQRLLLWYKDPVDLKQNYVSFLDDDAFAQQELAPTVPPMLPEHLFRSEAPRSSQGLVCLSGFYEYPVAPLCKIRTKMIVLLNPSIRKSVLIPFPGFLNFEIVDGFGVCPITNDPTIVKIKNVCTDLGTKVSSPIVEVFKLSTGCWRSFCSNLPKKSIHFMSPNVAIDSYIYWVAFDNDFLDNDSQILKPLIISFHMTTEEFRVIDLPNTLAYEIDEEFRVIDLTDSLPYASLSLSKLRDSLAVLKYVTRNDPGTQSEFEVCDVWIMDNDVLHSFTKLYTINPRYDIIRILGFTNSGEPMMEVLKTQSILGSWGCHTEPASVVVYEPNSKRIRDIGIRAEYASSLVSSYMETLLLLDQSNCNVSLWPDQIARGVAYTGLVVL